The following are encoded together in the Anopheles nili chromosome 3, idAnoNiliSN_F5_01, whole genome shotgun sequence genome:
- the LOC128727745 gene encoding beta-1,4-glucuronyltransferase 1-like, whose amino-acid sequence MTALSHRVNYKPLLVDDATMVARRSTVLRTVLLLVILFFILFCLMGYYYQPKVGTDYTRNQYLEEGVTHEALLRRLKTILNCNKQSNAYQLERHGEHYVLRNFITTERPVECYETITYTTHGDHTFLDNVVPLLERWLAPVSIAVYAPGKDLDRAVELIRYLVDCHERRSLVKEYVSFHLYFGREHLPENPIHHYRKLLATPLDCANTNLTNVSGGFVDTYRMEHNLTYPVNVARNIARSSAQTHFVLASDIELYPNPDFIPMFLRMIAHPFYQYTLHSPSVYVLPVFEVAEGRDIPVDKAHLLKALEQGEAIKFHEKICSNCHTVPGYAEWLDVVKYDYTMDIQVTSKREGAFSSWEPIYVGTQREPQYEERLSWEGKADKMTQGFIMCILGYDYHVLDNGFLVHRPGIKTMAQANRPSQQSKQRAFMHSTIEGEIVALYGKREGCRI is encoded by the exons ATGACAGCATTAAGCCACAGAGTAAACTACAAACCACTGCTTGTGGACGATGCCACCATGGTGGCCCGGCGCTCGACCGTGCTCCGGacggtgctgttgctggtgatcCTGTTCTTCATACTATTTTGCCTCATGGGATACTACTATCAGCCGAAAGTCGGAACGGATTACACTCGAAATCAGTATCTAGAGGAGGGGGTAACGCACGAGGCACTACTGCGTCGACTAAA AACCATACTGAACTGCAACAAGCAATCAAACGCATACCAGCTGGAAAGGCACGGTGAGCATTACGTCTTGCGCAATTTTATCACCACGGAACGGCCAGTTGAGTGTTACGAAACTATCACATACACCACGCACGGGGATCATACGTTCCTGGACAACGTGGTTCCACTGTTGGAGCGATGGCTTGCACCTGTTAGTATCGCGGTCTACGCACCTGGCAAAGATCTGGACCGTGCGGTGGAACTAATACGCTACCTAGTAGATTGCCACGAGCGCCGTTCACTCGTTAAAGAGTATGTGAGCTTTCATCTATACTTTGGTCGAGAACACCTTCCCGAAAATCCGATCCATCACTACCGGAAGCTGTTGGCGACCCCGCTGGACTGTGCTAATACGAATCTAACTAATGTGTCAGGCGGGTTTGTGGACACGTATCGTATGGAGCATAACTTAACGTATCCGGTGAACGTGGCACGGAACATAGCCCGTAGTTCCGCACAGACGCACTTCGTTCTCGCGAGTGACATCGAGCTCTACCCCAATCCTGACTTTATACCTATGTTCCTGCGGATGATCGCACATCCATTCTACCAGTACACTCTGCACAGTCCGAGCGTCTACGTTCTGCCAGTGTTCGAGGTTGCCGAAGGAAGGGACATCCCTGTTGATAAAGCTCATTTGCTGAAAGCACTAGAGCAAGGAGAAGCGATAAAGTTTCACGAGAAAATCTGCTCTAACTGCCATACGGTGCCCGGGTATGCGGAGTGGCTAGACGTGGTGAAGTACGATTACACGATGGACATTCAGGTGACGTCGAAGCGAGAAGGAGCCTTCTCGTCCTGGGAGCCGATTTATGTCGGCACACAGCGCGAACCGCAGTACGAAGAACGATTAAGCTGGGAAGGAAAAGCTGATAAAATGACTCAG GGATTTATTATGTGCATTTTGGGATATGATTATCATGTGCTGGACAATGGATTCTTAGTGCACCGTCCAGGTATAAAGACGATGGCGCAAGCAAACAGGCCATCGCAGCAATCGAAACAACGTGCCTTTATGCACAGTACTATCGAGGGCGAGATTGTCGCACTTTACGGCAAGCGTGAAGGATGCAGGATCTAA
- the LOC128725549 gene encoding protein obstructor-E, which translates to MQLNGKIAVAIVICASALFFYAHGQSCPERNGRYPVSDQCDAYTECVDGEPKRQLCPDGLLFNDKASLFTYPCQYPIDVDCGSRSRTQPPIPTEECPHQFGYYKVGDRANCGQFKNCAGGTAFVLDCPTGLAFNSATYQCDWADLVEDCDAEAYLGFKCPPQAQGLIQPVRFFRAPNDCQKYFLCVDDRPRVNFCGPEQAFNELINACDGLANVTGCA; encoded by the exons ATGCAGCTGAATGGAAAGATCGCCGTTGCGATCGTGATCTGTGCGTCAGCGCTATTCTTTTACG CACATGGTCAGTCCTGTCCGGAGCGAAATGGTCGTTATCCCGTGTCCGATCAGTGCGACGCTTATACTGAATGTGTT GATGGTGAACCTAAACGACAGCTTTGCCCGGATGGATTGCTGTTCAACGACAAGGCATCATTGTTCACTTATCCTTGCCAATATCCGATCGACGTAGACTGCGGAAGCCGCTCGAGAACCCAACCACCGATCCCGACGGAAGAATGTCCACATCAGTTCGGCTACTACAAGGTGGGCGATCGGGCCAATTGTGGACAGTTCAAGAACTGTGCCGGTGGAACAGCTTTCGTGCTTGATTGTCCCACGGGGCTCGCCTTCAATTCGGCCACATATCAGTGCGATTGGGCCGACCTAGTGGAGGATTGTGATGCTGAGGCGTATCTAGGCTTTAAGTGCCCTCCCCAGGCACAAGGACTGATTCAACCGGTGCGGTTCTTCCGTGCACCCAACGATTGTCAGAAATACTTCCTGTGCGTTGACGACAGGCCGAGAGTGAACTTCTGCGGCCCGGAACAGGCCTTTAACGAGCTCATCAACGCGTGCGACGGTCTCGCGAACGTCACCGGGTGTGCTTAG